ATTCCTGTGATGAATAAGAAGAATATGAAAATAAAGAAATATCGATTCATGTTGGTTTTTTCCGTTTATAAATGTTTTGAGACTATTTAAATTTATAAAATTTCTCTAAGTCTGCAGAAGAGAGGGAAATCATTTTGTATTATTAGATTTTTTCTTTGATGTTGTTGACTACATCAATAGTTTCGTACTTTAAGTTTTGAGAAATTCTTTTTTTGAAGATGTCACCATCTTTTAAAGCTATATTTAGTCCGTAACTTTGATAATTATTGCTAATAATAATTCCGATTACAACCATTGATAAAGGGATTAAAAGGATTATGCCTAATGGCAAATAAAACAATGATAAAAACACAATTCCAATGGATATTGTAGCTAATAAAAAAACATAATTTGTTTTTTTATTGTTAACTGTAATATAAACTTTATCTATTTCAGAAAAGGAAATTTCTTTAAGTTCTTTTGATTTTAAACTTAACAGGATTCCATTTTCTGATACGCTAATTTTTTTAAATTTGTTTGTTGACATGGTTTTTAATTTAATAAGCGCAATTTTCTTCTGACCTAAAATGTATTATTTATATACAAATCAGTTTGCTGTTTTTTGGGACTTAAATTTTAAAATTTAGAAGGAATCTTTTGATGAGCTAATCTGGTATTCTTTACTTAGCAACTAGGGGTGTTTGCTAAAGAATATTTTAAATATTATTTGTTTTACAGAATTTGTTAAGTTCTTTAAAAATTTCGTCAGGAATTGTTGTGTTCCTTCGCTTTAATTCTGAATATGCTATCAGTACTGAATTGACATCATATTGCTGCCAAAGTTCAATTACCGTAATCAAATATTTGTCGCTTACCTCTATAATTGTATCTATATGAATTTTTGCCATCTTAATTAATTTTACTGTTGCTCCAATTCTTAAATATATCGTCTTCTATTTTTTTCTAATTTTTAAAATGACATATATGACACTAGCTGCGCCGATAAACAAAGCAAGTATTTCAATTCCTATTAATAAGTTAATGTTAATGCCAGTTTCTAATGTAGAAGCTTGTATTTGCTGGTGTAAAACTAGTAGCATGGGGTGTTTTTTTTTTACGGTTTTCCTCATTTTTAAAAATATAGGAAAAATAAATTTTCTATATTTTGTGTTTATTCACAAGAGATTAATCTGTTGTTCTTTGCGCTATCTACTAATTTACAACAATTATTTTTTTTGTTTTTTTTAAATACACGAAACTATATTTTCGTGTATTTCTATATTTTTTAAAGTATTGATTATCAGTATTTTGATTTTTTGTTAAGATTTATTTTATTAATTATAACTGACTGTATCTTGTTTGTATTGCATATTAATTTTGCTGAAAACACTTAAAAACACAATAATTGAATCTGTTTTTTTGAAGAAAAAGAATGAATTTTTCAATAAGAGAATGTTTTGTTAGCATTTGAAACGGTTCTTTATTTTAGTTTTATTTAAGTTTTTTTTAAAATATTTTTTTTTAAAAAAACCTTTTAAATTTTTACAATTGCCCAATTCCTTATTTAAACTATCTTTGCACCTTCAAAAAAAAGATTTCGTATTTTAAGAATAACTCTGATTTTTGAAGATTAAATTTTAAATAAAAACAATGATTACAGTTAACGACATATCAGTGCAATTTGGTGGAACGACACTTTTTAGCGAGGTTTCTTTTGCTATAAATGAAAATGATAAAATTGCCCTTATGGGTAAAAATGGAGCTGGTAAGTCAACGCTTCTTAAAATAATTGCAGGGCAAAGCAAACCATCAACAGGAAATATTTCAGCGCCAAAAGATGCTATTGTAGCTTATTTGCCACAGCATTTATTGACTACAGATGGCGCTACAGTTATGGAAGAGGCTTCAAAAGCTTTTGGAGAAATTTTCAAAATGAAAGCTGAAATTGATGAAATCAACGAGCAATTAACCATTCGTACAGATTATGAAAGTGATGAGTACATGAAATTGATTGAAAGAGTTTCGGACTTAAGCGAGAAATTTTATGCTATTGAAGAAGTAAATTATGAAGCTGAAGTAGAAAAAATTTTAGTTGGATTAGGGTTTGTACGAGAAGATTTTTCACGTCAAACTTCAGAGTTTTCAGGGGGATGGAGAATGCGAATTGAATTAGCTAAAATCCTTTTGCAAAAACCAGATTTAATTTTGTTAGATGAGCCTACAAACCACATGGATATTGAAAGTATTCAATGGTTAGAAGATTTCTTGATTAATTCAGCTAAAGCTGTTGTGGTAATTTCGCATGATAGAGCTTTTGTGGATAATATTACAAACCGTACTATTGAGGTAACAATGGGGCGTATTTATGATTATAAAGCTAAATATTCTCATTATTTAGAACTTAGAAAAGATCGTCGTGTTCACCAACAAAAAGCCTATGATGAACAGCAAAAAATGATTGCTGATAATCAAACTTTTATTGATCGTTTTAAAGGAACTTTTTCTAAAACTGATGCGGTTCAATCAAGGGTAAAAATGCTGGAAAAACTTGTTTTAGTTCAAGTGGATGAAGTGGATACGTCAGCATTAAAATTGAAATTCCCACCGGCAGTTCGTTCTGGT
Above is a window of Flavobacterium sp. 123 DNA encoding:
- a CDS encoding ABC-F family ATP-binding cassette domain-containing protein; this encodes MITVNDISVQFGGTTLFSEVSFAINENDKIALMGKNGAGKSTLLKIIAGQSKPSTGNISAPKDAIVAYLPQHLLTTDGATVMEEASKAFGEIFKMKAEIDEINEQLTIRTDYESDEYMKLIERVSDLSEKFYAIEEVNYEAEVEKILVGLGFVREDFSRQTSEFSGGWRMRIELAKILLQKPDLILLDEPTNHMDIESIQWLEDFLINSAKAVVVISHDRAFVDNITNRTIEVTMGRIYDYKAKYSHYLELRKDRRVHQQKAYDEQQKMIADNQTFIDRFKGTFSKTDAVQSRVKMLEKLVLVQVDEVDTSALKLKFPPAVRSGQYPVVVKDLEKSYGDKLIFKDANIVIERGDKVAFVGKNGEGKSTMIKAIMKEIEINGGSVEVGHNAQIGYFAQNQASLLDENATIFETIDGIAVGEIRTQIKNILGAFMFHGDDITKKVKVLSGGEKTRLAMIKLLLEPVNLLILDEPSNHLDMKTKDIIKDALRDFDGTLILVSHDRDFLDGLATKVFEFGNKRVKEHFEDITGFLAHKKMENLREIEK